gatgAATACTACTGGACACTGGTACCTGGATGTCCACCTTTCACTATGAACGTTATGTGTCTAGACTAGAATCCATcatctcctgccctccctgccacccaGATTCCCCTTCAAGGAGGGACCTGCTGCTCAGCTGTGGGAATGCCATCAGCAGACAGCCTCTAATTGTCTGCTGCTGGCGTCTGCTTCAGCAGTAGAGACCCCCGAGTTCACACTCTATCTGGAGCAGCCCACAAGTGACTGATGAGTGAAGGGTGGTATAATTGCCCAGCTCTTTCTACCTGATGTGGGACAATTTGATGGGGCAAAAATCACTGCAGGACTCCATGTGGTGAGACTTCTTCCTTTGCTCAAtcctttctctgactttccttTAAAGGCATTGATCTCTAGTAAGCATCTTGTACCCCAAACTCCACCTCAGTGTTTGCACTTGGGGAACCCAAACTGCTATATTGCTCCTAATGGTTTTGgcaaggtcattttttttttcaattttgcattTATAATCATGGATGATATTggcctggaatttttttcttatattgcaCCGGTCAAATTTTAGTATCAACATCATATTAGTCTCATAAAATAAGGTAGAGGAGAAACTTTGCTCTTTCTATTCAATTTATGTAGAATTGCAATTACTGATTCCTTGAATTTTTGGTGGATATTGTCACTAAAACCAGAATTGCatttgtgggaaggttttaaaaattactcttttaaattatttaatttctttaatgcaGTTATAGGATTATTAGgttttctattttggggggaagtaattaggtttatttatttattcatttatttattattattttatttaacagaggtactggggattgaacccatgacctcatgcatgctacaaCTCTATTTCAAGGGCAGAAGTGAAGCAGCAGCCATATTTGTAGCTCAAACATGTCATCATTTCTCTGCTGACTTATCTCACTGATGTGAGGCAATGGCTGTGACTACAAATGTCACATCTTCTTTGGGATCCTTTTTAGCTTCTTTGACTTTCAGGCCAGGTTTGTGCTTAGCTCTGGGGTGAAGGGCCCTAGTTTCTGCAGTGCATCCATACCATCAAGGTCAGAGGCAAAGAGCAGTGACGCTGGTGTTAGTCTGTCCTGGAGGTCTTCAGTTCTTGACTGTGGGTTCcagtttatttttgttctcttccATTTTACATCCATCTTCTCGTCCTGGCGCCTGTCCTGTGGACCTCAAGCTACAGCATAAGAGGCAAAAGACAACAGACGTGCAGAGACTGCTGAATTGGCTTCTGCTGAATCAGTAAGGTCGTCACTGTCACAAATTCCTTAGTATATTGTCTCCTAGTGGTTCTGCGTCTCTAATGGAACCTGACTCATATGGCCAGTAATCCCAATGTCttatttttcctgttgtttcaGGCAAATTTGGAGCCCAAAGTGACTGACACCATGTGGGGAGGAAATCATTCGGTGGTGTCTGAGATTGTGTTGGTGGGACTCACCAGTTCTTTGGAGATGCAACTTGTCCTCTTCCTAGTTTTCTCTGTGTTCTATGTAACAGGTGTTTTAGGAAACCTCCTCATTGTGCTCACAGTGATCTCTGACTCCCATTTACACTTCCCCATGTACTCCTGCTAGCCAACCTCTCCTTTATTGACATGTGGGTTTCCTCCGTTACAGCTCCCAAGATGATTTCTGATCTTTTCAAGGAGAGAAAAGTAATCTCCTTCCAAGGCTGCATTGTTCAGATGTTCTTCATTCATGTTACTGGAGGCACTGAGATGGTTCTGCTCATCGCCATGGCCCTTGACCGTTATGTGGCTATATGTAGGCCTCTCTGCTACCTGACTATCATGAGCTTCAGAACTTGTATTTTACTCTTGCTTGCTGCCTGGACCATTGGAATCATCCATTCACTGATCCAACATGTATTTGTTGTAAGCCTACCGTTCTGTGGCCCCAATGAAGTGGACAGCTTTTATTGCGATCTTCCCCGATTTATCAGGCTTGCTTGCACAGATACTTACAGATTGGAGCTCATGGTCACTGCCAATAGTGGCTTCATCTCCCTGGGAACTTTCTTCATTTTGATTATCTCCTATGTCTTCATCTTGGTCACTGTTTGGCAACGTTTTTCAGGTGGCTTGTCCAAGGCCCTCTCTACGCTGTCAGCTCACATCACAGTGGTAGTCTTATTTTTTGGTCCGTGTATTTTTGTGTATTCATGGCCATTTTCTACAGTGCCAGTGGATAAATTCCTTGCTATTTTTGACATAATTATCACCCCATTTCTGAACCCTGCCATCTACACTTTtaggaacaaagaaatgaaggTGGCAGTGAGGAGGATACTCAGTCAGGTGTTGAGTTTCAGGAAGCTGTTTTGAGTGCTTTTGATTTCAATAAAGACAAGCAACTCTAACATTCCCTGCCCATGCCACAGATGTGAATCCAATGAAACACAGCACCATGATGCTTTACTTACTAGTTTAATTACCAATGTCCAGAATTTTCTTAATGTGTTTTCTGCCTACAACCAAGAAggatatggtattcttctttcttgTGCAATGTGATGGAATAAAAAGTATTAATATAGGACTATTTCCACATTTTCTTGTCCCTCCTTGATAAAGAGGAATCTGGACTggcctcttttatttcttttcctactcTGAGTTTTGAGGATTCTCATATGTCAGATTGACTTTTGGTGTTTCTGACACAGAATCTGAAGAACAGTGCTTTGGAAATATGACAAAATTTGCAATTATTCAgaatagtatttttttccattaggtTTTGTAGTGAGAAATGTGGGAAAAGCTGTAATGtgtgaaaaaatagataaaatataaaaaggtgATTTTAAAGAGATATTATTGGCTATCTCTTATACTTTagttaataaaagcaaaaagctaaagttattttgaattatttttgattaaaaaaaatcacatcatccTGAAACTGGATTACTGGATTATGGCTTCTTAAGCATTTCAGATAGTGCACATGGTAACTATGAATTAAGCCTTATAACTACTACAGTTCTTTCAAAAGCTGTATTCCTATGCTGTCTGGGGATCTGAACAATGGAGGCTAGGTAATGGGCAAAGACAATGACCTATTTAATAATTCTGTCCCAGTTAGTGCTGATCTTTGCCCTGAGTATATTGAAATCAGCACTGATTCCTGAGTTAGGTAAACTTCTTTTTCAGTGACATGGTTATATGCACAGACTCTTGAGGCAGACTGCATGATTTCAACTTAGCTCTGCTTTTTACTAATGcacaaattgcttaacctctttaTGCCTAAATTCTGTCATTTATGCCTAAAttctgtcatctgtaaaatgaaacgTCTGAAATTTCTAATACTCGATGTTTTAACTTACAAAAATGGCAGTTCCTTACGGCTAAAGGTACTTTTCTCATAAGTTAactgaattaatatttgtaaaatgctttaaACAATTCTCGGTCTATAATGGTATGTAAGTGCCcattcaataaaatgaaataaaacattaaagcCACTTCTCAGTTTTGATGTTCCATGTTATCTACAAATTACTTATTTCCTTTCTAACTCCATTCATTGGACATTGATCAAGGAATTGCTCTTGTTCTAAGAGGAGTAGGGTATTTTCGATTATTAAATTCCTTGGACAGAGAGAGTTCAAAATGCCACAATTCAATTTACTTTCTACACTTTGCTTCTCTTGTATTCAAATTGCCTTCTTAAACACTATGCAATAGTTCTATGAAGCTTGTTTTGGTTATCTATGGttctttttacaatttaaaattaaaaaaaaattttaattgacgTACAGTttatatacaataatatataagttacaggtctaTAATATAATGATTCATAATTTCCTATCTAATAGCTtctacctcttaattccctacccccatattgcccttcccctcttctctttccccactggtaacaactaattttttctctatatctgtgagtccgtatctttttttgttgtattcactagcttgttgtactttttagattctgcatataagtgatatcatagtgcatttgactttctctgtctgacttattttacttagaacaatgccttccgagtccatctatgttgttgcaaatggcaacatttcatttttttatggccgagtagtattccgttgtatatatataccacatcctctttattaTCTGTGATGCTTTTTAATGTGCTGGAAGAAGCTACCAAGAAATTACCAAGCCGACtacattatgaaaaaaaatttcatagaTAGAAATTCAATTAATCAAAGAAGGTATTGAATATGTCCTATATTCTAAATCCTGTGTCAGTTAACTGCAAAAAATTGTATTAGACGTATTCAACTTAATTGTAGGAAGGGACAATGGGTCTCTGAGGCAAAAATCACAGCAAGTAACTAAGGGATGTTGTAGGATGTGCGGACTCAACAGAAAGGTTTGAGTAGAGGGGATTGATGAATTTGTGAACATTATGGAATAGAGTTAGAAGCCATGATATACCAGTCTTCAGAGACAAGTGCAGGCCTTGGTAGGAAAGAAGCTCACGGAGAGCTCTGGAGGCTAAGGGCAGACTGACACCACAGCATGACAGGAGGTAGATACCTACTCTATCTCAGTGCATAACCAGGGTCCTCAAAGCCTGAAAACATTTGGCCCTGCCAACTCCAGTGAGACATTTTGCTCTTCTGAGCCATTTTGGACTTTCTGTGGCTTGAGTACACCAAGCTCATGGTCTGAGTCCTGTACACTGgcccttccctccacctgcaGAGAGCTTCTCCTGGGTGTCCGCAGGGCTGTAACTCATTATTCAGATTTCAGCTAGTCATTCTCTGTCATGTGCTTTGTTTAATGTCTTCATGactttacatttatttgaaagactgctttgtaaattattttttgtttctctccaCAGGGAAAAAAGGTCcataaagcagaaaataagattttttttgttctttgtacCTAGAGGTCTGCATGGCCTACAGTGGGAAGTcaataattgtttttttcccaaagagcGATGGTAAATAAAAGCTGAGAGGGAGAACGAAACAACTCTTCCCTTCTGAATCACAAGAAGTGGGAAAGAATGGGAAAATCTAGTAGATGTAgcacaaaggttaaagtaaactAATGCAGGATAACAAACCAGTAGACTCTAAAGTACATTTGTAGGTTATATAAAGATAAGCACAAGGCAGAAAAGAAATTACCAaaatgatatcactcacataTAACTgtcaaaatttcttttatcatttttatttacgtatttaaaaattacacaaagtAAGATCACATTGTTCTGCAACtcatttaacaatattatttgtAAGTCATTCTATGATTTTCTTTCTGGCCTCTCTagtttgttccattgatctgtatgtctgccTTTCAGTTACTGAAAATTTGTCATATAACTTAAATCAGGAATAGGGATATCTCCCATCTTATTCTCCTTTCTCAAAatcatacaaatggccaaaaagtaaatgaaaaacaaatgctcaacattattaattATCAGGGGAATATAAATCAGAACTATAATGAGaacacctcacatctgttaggatggctaccatcaaaaataataataataagtgttggtgaggttgtGGTTACTGAAAAATATTGCATTGAATGtaaatatcacattttctttatccattcatctgtcaatggacatttggttatttccatatcttggctattgtgaataatgcttcaataAACATGgaagtacagatatctctttgatatAGGAGTTCTGttcttaatattttgaggaatcacaatattgttttccataacggcGGTACCAATTAATTTTCCCAAAAGTGTTGaagagttccattttctccacagaaaGAAACCCACGTATagatggtcaactaatctttgacaagagtttcaagaatacacaatggggaaagaatagtctcttcaacaaatggcattgggaacactgaaaactgaagatCCACCTGCCCCCCAAGCcacccataaaaaggaaattggGTCCCTAACTTACACCCAACACAAAATTCACCTCAATAACGGCAAAAACTTAAGTGTAAGTCTAAACTATaaacttctaggagaaaacataggggtaaagtttctttacattggtcttggcaatggttTCTTGTATATAACACTTAAAACACatgtaacaaaagcaaaaataaacactttgcactacataaaactaaaaagcttctgcacagcaaaggaaacaatcaacagaatggaaaggcaacctatggaacgGGAGGAAATCTTTGCAAACCATAAGAGTTTATATAagaggttaatttccaaaatatctaAGAAACTCAAATAACTCAAAAGCAAAGAccaaataactcaattaaaaatgggcaaaggtttaaacagacatttctataaagaagacatacaaatataTAACTTTGATTTGCTTGATGTAGTTAATAAGATGACTGCCTTGTTGttagtcttttcaaagaagcaactTTTGGCTTTGTTGGTCTTCcctactttatatttattttcaggatttttgatttctgctcttacGTTTTCTACTTTCTCTGAAtgtattctatttattttctagCTTCTTATGTTGGAAAGTTAGCTCTTCAATTtttgggcttttttcttttctcatttccattgAAGTACATGTAGGCTTTCATACGCCACAAGTTCcattctaagtattttaaattttccacaAATTTTTCATGGAAACACAAATTatttagaagttttaaaattggaaaatatgttagaattttaaaaaatcttttataaatttgtaaCTTGATCGCATTTGGTTATAGATTCAAGTCATTCTGATATTGATTCTTTGAAATATGTTAAATTACTTATGTTCTCTCACTTGGTCAGTTTTTGTAATTGCTCCATGTGTGTTTGAAAAAACAGTGTTCTTTAGTTGCTGGGTACAAAGTTCCTTGTATTTCAAACATATTATGATCGCTTACTCAATCATTAATATTGTATGTAATTGTTCAAATCTATAATAACATAGCTATTTTTTGTCTATTTGACATATAATGTGAGAAAGGTATTGAAGTCTTCTATCACGTTTGAAAAAATGTTGTATTGAATGAAtttctgctttatatattttgagactATGATATTAATTGTATACAACTTTAGAATGTCCCTGGTGAATTGAACCTTTCATTATATAGTAGTACTTTCTGTTCCTAATAATGCCTTTTCATTTAACATATGTTGTCTGATATAGATATAGCTGTGCTAGTGGGTTTCTCTGGATATATAATTTTCCTAGTATTTTTACTTTTACCTTTTTTCTacctgtattttttatatatgcatCTTATAAATGGCACATAGAtgcatttttaaagtctattatGATATTCTCTACAAATATGTAGAGCCCAGACAATAATAGCTAAACTTCACGGAATTCATGTAAGAGCTGATCATTGGTAGAGTCTGTGTTTATGAGGAATGAACCATTTGGATACATTAACTGTAAAAATTATTCTAAGCTACATCAGAAAAAATTGGCCAAGCATAttctaaaaatgaatatttgttgaatactgACTGTTCTGCACTGAGCACCACTGCTTGCTTGCCTTTATTGATCAGGTTAAGGCAGGGTGTGGTGGGGTGTCAGAGCTAATCAACTGTGATTCTTTGTAGGAGCTAATATGAAGCAATAATACCTGAAGAAGGATGGTAATAATATAAGTGGAGGAAAAGATTatagaataataaaagaaaagtacAAGAACCTCTTTTATGAAATGTGATCAAGGAAGATTATATCTATGGAAAAGGTATATATCTATTTAAAAACTTTCAGACATAATAATTCCTCTTATCCTCCagtaataaacattttataaccTGACAGTATTCTGATGAAACAAATCTGCAGTTTAAGGTCCTGAATTTTGAGTCTGCTGGGACTGAGAAGCAGCTAGAGAGTGAAAATTGCTACATTGAGAGACAGCTTCATGCTCTGTGGTTTCTCACTTGCTGTTACCTCCTTGTTCTCAATGAAGAGTGTTTTTGCCATGAAACTTCCAGTCAGTACTAGAGTACAGCAACACTCTTTCCCTTTCCTGACTCATTTTCAAgcataaatatttctgtatattgatctaAGGTACCATTAAATCTGGTACCTAGAAGctactttctttcctctgttcttctgttctttttattcCCTGGGTGAAAATCAGTCTGGACTCTGAGGCATGATTCCCAGAAAAATCCAATCAATGAAGGGCTGGCTATTCCCAAGACTCACACCAACATTTGGTCACCAAAtgctaattataattttttttttttttacttggaaAACAGTATTAAACTCTTTGCTTTGGAAAGGTTACAATCTCGATCAGATTGTGAAACTGCCCTCTCCCGAACCGAGAAAAATGCTCCTACTTCAAGGACAGTTATGTAAAACGTATGTAAAACAAACAGCAGATTGAAAATGAATCCTACTTATCCTTGGGTCTCTCCCCAGGGATTGATTGCTCAgtattattttcctctctttacTTAATCTAGTTTGTTATTTGACATATTTGATGCATATGTAATTTGAACAAGGCACAAAAAAGAGTATCAAGATGAATAAAGTATGGCTCTTGCTCAGGGTACCGGGCAAGAGTGTTTTGGAGGAGATGACACTAAGCAGGCTGGTGAATGAAGGCTGGGAATTTTGACTAGAAGAGGGTGttccagggaggaggaaaagcatgatgttttcatcttttctatttctttttaaaaatttgtaatttttcatctattctattctattcctttctgttctccaattctgttatttccttccagttttttcaCAGTAGATAAATTCCCAAGTGATGTTTTCAATTTCTGTGTTTTATAAGGTCTCAAATTTTCTCATTGGGTCTCTTAATCTATCAAActaattcttctttttctctttcagaaattATAGCTCTTATAAATGGAGACTTTCTATCTTTGCACACAATTTGGAGAGCATTGATCTACCATCTGAGGAGAATAGATTCTTTGTATAACTGAGATAAGAGAGGGTTCTTGTTCTTACTGTCTTTCTTTGTCAATAGGATtaataacattttcatcactggaTATGAGTCATTTCTAGGGCTCAGAGAATAttcattttggttgtttttgatGCAACACAAATGAAGCAGACAGTGGAATCCAGGAAACCACCACTGTCATGTGAAAAGTTCACTATATGGAACTCAGATCAGGTATAGGCAACTCAGAAGTTG
This DNA window, taken from Camelus dromedarius isolate mCamDro1 chromosome 5, mCamDro1.pat, whole genome shotgun sequence, encodes the following:
- the LOC105090024 gene encoding LOW QUALITY PROTEIN: olfactory receptor 4F3/4F16/4F29-like (The sequence of the model RefSeq protein was modified relative to this genomic sequence to represent the inferred CDS: inserted 1 base in 1 codon), which gives rise to MASNPNVLFFLLFQANLEPKVTDTMWGGNHSVVSEIVLVGLTSSLEMQLVLFLVFSVFYVTGVLGNLLIVLTVISDSHLHFPMYXLLANLSFIDMWVSSVTAPKMISDLFKERKVISFQGCIVQMFFIHVTGGTEMVLLIAMALDRYVAICRPLCYLTIMSFRTCILLLLAAWTIGIIHSLIQHVFVVSLPFCGPNEVDSFYCDLPRFIRLACTDTYRLELMVTANSGFISLGTFFILIISYVFILVTVWQRFSGGLSKALSTLSAHITVVVLFFGPCIFVYSWPFSTVPVDKFLAIFDIIITPFLNPAIYTFRNKEMKVAVRRILSQVLSFRKLF